One stretch of Paramormyrops kingsleyae isolate MSU_618 chromosome 4, PKINGS_0.4, whole genome shotgun sequence DNA includes these proteins:
- the LOC111853463 gene encoding fibronectin type III domain-containing protein 3B-like isoform X2, translated as MMADQTLQLPALFGGGAHMMPCELIQEASQQVIFVQVNPGETFTIRGEDGSLQCIQGPAEVPMMSLNGSIPPIHVPPGYISQVLMDSVGIRRVVITPNSECYPPLSVSPVPPLLPYVGPPHFLPSSRPLFFLPPGVGDMQPHLPPPHWLLTPYGEEIIPLCSVSACLSSTRPPAKLQPKFRERRLGSPSLPVSKSHTVAATPTTGVKPLQDRHSDAKSANDKPLGIKAPQVSDVQAHRARLSWVPPAGLADGEGRRSCRYQVELCERRWDRTPCAVYSGEACECVLEGLRPATEYHVRLTAVCDSAGRASFVSFTTLSGVPDCPRPPRLSLCSKSSLMLQWKAPADNGSEITQYLLEWDEGKTSTSFRPCYSDTQTHCRLTQLCPSTGYTFRLAALNNIGTSGFSPEVSFHTAGPLPPLPQAPRLVCTGITWITMEWSRPEGLPPEEVLSYTLEGREEASGAPFETKYNGDGLGCTVDGLRNSVQYSFRLVISSAEGRSDPSPVLLCSISSDPPGPPSKPRLQGTVTADSFSVTWDPPQNHGVLESLTYLLEISEADSGTAWEVAYSGAANQHTCDGLRPDTLYKLRLCSITKDSHSQPTESLPVRTLSVAPGPCLPPRIVGKARHRELQLCWECPTAEQGGMATEFCLEMKSTDGKCTEVYRGPSLDCTVTSLLPGASYRFHVRGANKAGYGPYSDATEVTTPAGPPGQCGAPFLTLTSDTSILASWQSLIGCGTDVSEYRLEWRRDDKPPKTIYSGPDLQYEVTDLFPGVQYYCRVQAANQAGPGPHSETAICCTPPAAPGTVPGFAVLERDPTGDSTFSPSTCLALMWAEPSCNGAPIIGYTVALGDQLIAVGNITHYVIENLQPDTEYSLRIRALNALGSGSFCSPRRARTRPPPLAPPTLECASAGLQSLRLRWGYAAGCKAPPTEPVTYDLQMEVGCQRFLSIYCGSSHTFRVQRLTEGSSHGFRIRAVSPAGEGRFSDTWTFSTARASPPVPKAPRVLHLNDGSWQVIWDSIPPMRGDPITYILQVQVGRETEYRQVFKGLETSFHMGALPSNMEHRFRVAACRCCLGSGQELPGPFSPLRLLRPQPMELTGVTLSTTPNNAQATMLSTDEQFAALIVAGLTAISVLIAFALQFLFVK; from the exons ATGATGGCGGACCAGACGCTGCAGCTGCCAGCCCTGTTTGGTGGCGGGGCTCACATGATGCCCTGTGAACTCATCCAGGAGGCGTCTCAGCAG GTCATATTTGTCCAGGTGAATCCGGGGGAGACTTTCACAATCAGGGGTGAAGACGGATCGCTGCAGTGCATCCAAG GACCAGCTGAGGTGCCCATGATGTCCCTGAATGGCTCCATCCCGCCGATCCATGTGCCTCCAGGCTACATATCACAG GTCCTGATGGACAGTGTGGGCATCCGTCGAGTGGTCATCACACCCAACTCCGAGTGTTACCCCCCCCTGTCCGTGTCCCCCGTGCCCCCCCTGCTTCCCTACGTGGGCCCTCCCCACTTCCTCCCCAGCTCCCGCCCCCTCTTCTTCCTACCTCCTGGTGTGGGAGACATGCAGCCCCACCTTCCTCCCCCACACTGGCTTCTGACCCCCTATGGGGAAG AGATCATCCCACTCTGTTCTGTGTCAGCCTGCCTCAGCAGTACCCGCCCCCCCGCCAAACTGCAACCCAAGTTCCGAGAACGGCGGCTGGGAAGCCCCTCCCTCCCAGTGTCCAAGAGTCACACAGTGGCGGCAACCCCTACCACTGGAGTGAAACCCTTACAAG ATCGCCACTCAGATGCAAAAAGCGCTAATGACAAGCCGCTGGGGATCAAGGCACCGCAG GTGTCAGATGTCCAGGCACATAGAGCGAGGCTGAGCTgggtgccccctgcagggctTGCCGACGGGGAGGGCCGACGCAGCTGTCGGTACCAGGTAGAGCTGTGTGAGAGGAGGTGGGACAGGACACCCTGTGCCGTGTACAG CGGAGAAgcatgtgagtgtgtcctgGAGGGGCTCAGACCAGCTACAGAGTATCATGTCAG ACTAACCGCAGTGTGCGACAGCGCGGGTAGGGCCAGCTTTGTGTCCTTTACCACCCTCAGCGGGGTCCCTGACTGCCCCCGACCTCCAAGGCTGTCCCTCTGCAGCAAGAGCTCCCTCATGCTGCAGTGGAAG GCCCCAGCTGACAATGGATCAGAAATCACACAGTACCTACTGGAATGGGACGAG GGTAAGACAAGCACCTCTTTCAGACCGTGCTACTCCGATACCCAGACGCACTGCAGATTAACGCAGCTCTGCCCATCCACGGGATACACATTTCGGCTCGCGGCACTCAATAACATCGGCACCAG CGGCTTCAGCCCAGAGGTGTCCTTCCACACAGCTGGCCCCCTTCCCCCACTGCCCCAGGCACCCCGACTGGTCTGCACCGGCATCACATGGATCACCATGGAGTGGAGTCGACCGGAAGGCCTCCCCCCGGAGGAGGTGCTGAGCTACACCCTGGAAGGCCGGGAGGAGGCCAGT GGAGCTCCTTTCGAGACAAAGTACAACGGCGATGGGCTTGGCTGCACAGTGGATGGTCTGAGGAACAGTGTGCAGTACAGCTTCAGG ctcGTCATCTCCAGCGCAGAAGGGAGGAGTGATCCGAGTCCAGTTCTGCTGTGCAGCATCAGTTCAGACCCACCAGGACCGCCCTCCAAGCCCCGCCTCCAAGGGACAGTCACTGCTGACAGCTTCAGCGTGACATGGG ATCCTCCACAGAACCATGGTGTCTTGGAGAGCCTGACCTACCTGCTGGAGATCTCAGAGGCTGACTCTG GAACTGCTTGGGAGGTAGCATATAGTGgagcagccaatcagcacaCGTGTGATGGTCTGAGGCCAGACACCCTGTACAAACTCCGGCTTTGCAGCATCACTAAGGACAGCCATAGCCAG CCTACAGAAAGCCTCCCAGTCCGCACACTGAGTGTGGCCCCAGGGCCCTGCTTACCCCCGAGAATTGTGGGTAAAGCCAGGCATAGGGAGTTGCAGCTTTGTTGGG AATGCCCTACAGCTGAGCAGGGAGGCATGGCCACGGAGTTCTGCCTGGAGATGAAATCAACAGACGGCAAGTGCACTGAAGTTTACCGCGGGCCCAGCCTGGACTGCACCGTGACCAGCCTGCTCCCTGGTGCCTCCTACAGGTTCCATGTGCGCGGCGCCAACAAGGCGGGG tatGGGCCCTATTCTGACGCTACAGAAGTGACAACACCTGCAGGACCTCCGGGCCAGTGTGGGGCGCCATTCCTGACTCTAACCTCTGACACCTCCATCCTGGCCAGCTGGCAG AGCCTGATAGGATGCGGTACCGATGTCTCAGAATACCGACTGGAGTGGAGGCGGGATGACAAACCACCTAAAACCATCTACTCCGGGCCGGACCTGCAGTACGAGGTCACTGACCTCTTCCCAGGAGTGCAGTACTACTGTAGAGTGCAG GCAGCCAATCAGGCAGGGCCAGGCCCCCACAGTGAGACGGCTATCTGCTGTACCCCGCCAGCTGCCCCCGGTACCGTCCCCGGGTTTGCAGTGCTGGAGCGTGACCCCACAGGTGACTCCACCTTTTCACCCTCAACCTGCTTGGCCCTGATGTGGGCGGAGCCTTCCTGCAATGGGGCCCCCATCATTGGCTACACCGTCGCCCTGGGAGATCAGCTAATCGCCGTGGGCAACATCACCCACTATGTGATTGAGAACCTCCAGCCAGACACGGAGTACAG CCTTCGCATCCGGGCCCTGAACGCTCTTGGTTCTGGCTCATTCTGCTCGCCACGACGAGCTCGGACCCGCCCCCCACCCTTGGCCCCACCCACACTGGAGTGCGCCAGTGCCGGTCTGCAGAGCCTGAGGCTACGGTGGGGGTATGCTGCAGGCTGCAAGGCCCCACCCACCGAGCCCGTGACCTATGACCTACAGATGGAGGTGGGGTGCCAGAG GTTCCTCAGCATATACTGCGGTTCAAGTCACACATTCAGGGTACAGCGGCTGACTGAAGGCAGTAGCCATGGCTTCCGCATCCGAGCTGTAAGCCCCGCAGGGGAGGGCCGCTTCTCTGACACCTGGACCTTCAGTACCGCCAGGGCCTCGCCCCCTGTGCCCAAAG CTCCCAGAGTGCTGCACCTCAATGATGGTTCCTGGCAGGTCATATGGGACAGCATCCCCCCAATGAGAGGGGATCCAATTACATACATACTCCAGGTCCAAGTCGGGAGGGAGACAGAGTACAGACAG GTCTTCAAGGGGCTGGAGACGAGCTTCCATATGGGAGCGCTGCCAAGCAACATGGAGCACCGTTTCCGCGTGGCTGCTTGCCGCTGCTGCTTGGGGTCGGGGCAGGAGCTTCCTGGCCCCTTCAGCCCCCTACGCCTGCTCCGCCCACAGCCCATGGAGCTGACCGGCGTCACCCTCAGCACCACTCCCAATAACGCCCAGGCCACCATGCTCTCCACTGATGAACAGTTTGCCGCCCTGATTGTTGCTGGGCTCACCGCCATCTCGGTGCTCATTGCCTTTGCCTTGCAGTTCCTTTTTGTGAAGTGA
- the LOC111853463 gene encoding fibronectin type III domain-containing protein 3B-like isoform X1 gives MMADQTLQLPALFGGGAHMMPCELIQEASQQVIFVQVNPGETFTIRGEDGSLQCIQGPAEVPMMSLNGSIPPIHVPPGYISQVLMDSVGIRRVVITPNSECYPPLSVSPVPPLLPYVGPPHFLPSSRPLFFLPPGVGDMQPHLPPPHWLLTPYGEEIIPLCSVSACLSSTRPPAKLQPKFRERRLGSPSLPVSKSHTVAATPTTGVKPLQDRHSDAKSANDKPLGIKAPQVSDVQAHRARLSWVPPAGLADGEGRRSCRYQVELCERRWDRTPCAVYSGEACECVLEGLRPATEYHVRLTAVCDSAGRASFVSFTTLSGVPDCPRPPRLSLCSKSSLMLQWKAPADNGSEITQYLLEWDEGKTSTSFRPCYSDTQTHCRLTQLCPSTGYTFRLAALNNIGTSGFSPEVSFHTAGPLPPLPQAPRLVCTGITWITMEWSRPEGLPPEEVLSYTLEGREEASQGAPFETKYNGDGLGCTVDGLRNSVQYSFRLVISSAEGRSDPSPVLLCSISSDPPGPPSKPRLQGTVTADSFSVTWDPPQNHGVLESLTYLLEISEADSGTAWEVAYSGAANQHTCDGLRPDTLYKLRLCSITKDSHSQPTESLPVRTLSVAPGPCLPPRIVGKARHRELQLCWECPTAEQGGMATEFCLEMKSTDGKCTEVYRGPSLDCTVTSLLPGASYRFHVRGANKAGYGPYSDATEVTTPAGPPGQCGAPFLTLTSDTSILASWQSLIGCGTDVSEYRLEWRRDDKPPKTIYSGPDLQYEVTDLFPGVQYYCRVQAANQAGPGPHSETAICCTPPAAPGTVPGFAVLERDPTGDSTFSPSTCLALMWAEPSCNGAPIIGYTVALGDQLIAVGNITHYVIENLQPDTEYSLRIRALNALGSGSFCSPRRARTRPPPLAPPTLECASAGLQSLRLRWGYAAGCKAPPTEPVTYDLQMEVGCQRFLSIYCGSSHTFRVQRLTEGSSHGFRIRAVSPAGEGRFSDTWTFSTARASPPVPKAPRVLHLNDGSWQVIWDSIPPMRGDPITYILQVQVGRETEYRQVFKGLETSFHMGALPSNMEHRFRVAACRCCLGSGQELPGPFSPLRLLRPQPMELTGVTLSTTPNNAQATMLSTDEQFAALIVAGLTAISVLIAFALQFLFVK, from the exons ATGATGGCGGACCAGACGCTGCAGCTGCCAGCCCTGTTTGGTGGCGGGGCTCACATGATGCCCTGTGAACTCATCCAGGAGGCGTCTCAGCAG GTCATATTTGTCCAGGTGAATCCGGGGGAGACTTTCACAATCAGGGGTGAAGACGGATCGCTGCAGTGCATCCAAG GACCAGCTGAGGTGCCCATGATGTCCCTGAATGGCTCCATCCCGCCGATCCATGTGCCTCCAGGCTACATATCACAG GTCCTGATGGACAGTGTGGGCATCCGTCGAGTGGTCATCACACCCAACTCCGAGTGTTACCCCCCCCTGTCCGTGTCCCCCGTGCCCCCCCTGCTTCCCTACGTGGGCCCTCCCCACTTCCTCCCCAGCTCCCGCCCCCTCTTCTTCCTACCTCCTGGTGTGGGAGACATGCAGCCCCACCTTCCTCCCCCACACTGGCTTCTGACCCCCTATGGGGAAG AGATCATCCCACTCTGTTCTGTGTCAGCCTGCCTCAGCAGTACCCGCCCCCCCGCCAAACTGCAACCCAAGTTCCGAGAACGGCGGCTGGGAAGCCCCTCCCTCCCAGTGTCCAAGAGTCACACAGTGGCGGCAACCCCTACCACTGGAGTGAAACCCTTACAAG ATCGCCACTCAGATGCAAAAAGCGCTAATGACAAGCCGCTGGGGATCAAGGCACCGCAG GTGTCAGATGTCCAGGCACATAGAGCGAGGCTGAGCTgggtgccccctgcagggctTGCCGACGGGGAGGGCCGACGCAGCTGTCGGTACCAGGTAGAGCTGTGTGAGAGGAGGTGGGACAGGACACCCTGTGCCGTGTACAG CGGAGAAgcatgtgagtgtgtcctgGAGGGGCTCAGACCAGCTACAGAGTATCATGTCAG ACTAACCGCAGTGTGCGACAGCGCGGGTAGGGCCAGCTTTGTGTCCTTTACCACCCTCAGCGGGGTCCCTGACTGCCCCCGACCTCCAAGGCTGTCCCTCTGCAGCAAGAGCTCCCTCATGCTGCAGTGGAAG GCCCCAGCTGACAATGGATCAGAAATCACACAGTACCTACTGGAATGGGACGAG GGTAAGACAAGCACCTCTTTCAGACCGTGCTACTCCGATACCCAGACGCACTGCAGATTAACGCAGCTCTGCCCATCCACGGGATACACATTTCGGCTCGCGGCACTCAATAACATCGGCACCAG CGGCTTCAGCCCAGAGGTGTCCTTCCACACAGCTGGCCCCCTTCCCCCACTGCCCCAGGCACCCCGACTGGTCTGCACCGGCATCACATGGATCACCATGGAGTGGAGTCGACCGGAAGGCCTCCCCCCGGAGGAGGTGCTGAGCTACACCCTGGAAGGCCGGGAGGAGGCCAGT CAGGGAGCTCCTTTCGAGACAAAGTACAACGGCGATGGGCTTGGCTGCACAGTGGATGGTCTGAGGAACAGTGTGCAGTACAGCTTCAGG ctcGTCATCTCCAGCGCAGAAGGGAGGAGTGATCCGAGTCCAGTTCTGCTGTGCAGCATCAGTTCAGACCCACCAGGACCGCCCTCCAAGCCCCGCCTCCAAGGGACAGTCACTGCTGACAGCTTCAGCGTGACATGGG ATCCTCCACAGAACCATGGTGTCTTGGAGAGCCTGACCTACCTGCTGGAGATCTCAGAGGCTGACTCTG GAACTGCTTGGGAGGTAGCATATAGTGgagcagccaatcagcacaCGTGTGATGGTCTGAGGCCAGACACCCTGTACAAACTCCGGCTTTGCAGCATCACTAAGGACAGCCATAGCCAG CCTACAGAAAGCCTCCCAGTCCGCACACTGAGTGTGGCCCCAGGGCCCTGCTTACCCCCGAGAATTGTGGGTAAAGCCAGGCATAGGGAGTTGCAGCTTTGTTGGG AATGCCCTACAGCTGAGCAGGGAGGCATGGCCACGGAGTTCTGCCTGGAGATGAAATCAACAGACGGCAAGTGCACTGAAGTTTACCGCGGGCCCAGCCTGGACTGCACCGTGACCAGCCTGCTCCCTGGTGCCTCCTACAGGTTCCATGTGCGCGGCGCCAACAAGGCGGGG tatGGGCCCTATTCTGACGCTACAGAAGTGACAACACCTGCAGGACCTCCGGGCCAGTGTGGGGCGCCATTCCTGACTCTAACCTCTGACACCTCCATCCTGGCCAGCTGGCAG AGCCTGATAGGATGCGGTACCGATGTCTCAGAATACCGACTGGAGTGGAGGCGGGATGACAAACCACCTAAAACCATCTACTCCGGGCCGGACCTGCAGTACGAGGTCACTGACCTCTTCCCAGGAGTGCAGTACTACTGTAGAGTGCAG GCAGCCAATCAGGCAGGGCCAGGCCCCCACAGTGAGACGGCTATCTGCTGTACCCCGCCAGCTGCCCCCGGTACCGTCCCCGGGTTTGCAGTGCTGGAGCGTGACCCCACAGGTGACTCCACCTTTTCACCCTCAACCTGCTTGGCCCTGATGTGGGCGGAGCCTTCCTGCAATGGGGCCCCCATCATTGGCTACACCGTCGCCCTGGGAGATCAGCTAATCGCCGTGGGCAACATCACCCACTATGTGATTGAGAACCTCCAGCCAGACACGGAGTACAG CCTTCGCATCCGGGCCCTGAACGCTCTTGGTTCTGGCTCATTCTGCTCGCCACGACGAGCTCGGACCCGCCCCCCACCCTTGGCCCCACCCACACTGGAGTGCGCCAGTGCCGGTCTGCAGAGCCTGAGGCTACGGTGGGGGTATGCTGCAGGCTGCAAGGCCCCACCCACCGAGCCCGTGACCTATGACCTACAGATGGAGGTGGGGTGCCAGAG GTTCCTCAGCATATACTGCGGTTCAAGTCACACATTCAGGGTACAGCGGCTGACTGAAGGCAGTAGCCATGGCTTCCGCATCCGAGCTGTAAGCCCCGCAGGGGAGGGCCGCTTCTCTGACACCTGGACCTTCAGTACCGCCAGGGCCTCGCCCCCTGTGCCCAAAG CTCCCAGAGTGCTGCACCTCAATGATGGTTCCTGGCAGGTCATATGGGACAGCATCCCCCCAATGAGAGGGGATCCAATTACATACATACTCCAGGTCCAAGTCGGGAGGGAGACAGAGTACAGACAG GTCTTCAAGGGGCTGGAGACGAGCTTCCATATGGGAGCGCTGCCAAGCAACATGGAGCACCGTTTCCGCGTGGCTGCTTGCCGCTGCTGCTTGGGGTCGGGGCAGGAGCTTCCTGGCCCCTTCAGCCCCCTACGCCTGCTCCGCCCACAGCCCATGGAGCTGACCGGCGTCACCCTCAGCACCACTCCCAATAACGCCCAGGCCACCATGCTCTCCACTGATGAACAGTTTGCCGCCCTGATTGTTGCTGGGCTCACCGCCATCTCGGTGCTCATTGCCTTTGCCTTGCAGTTCCTTTTTGTGAAGTGA
- the LOC111853463 gene encoding fibronectin type III domain-containing protein 3B-like isoform X3, giving the protein MMSLNGSIPPIHVPPGYISQVLMDSVGIRRVVITPNSECYPPLSVSPVPPLLPYVGPPHFLPSSRPLFFLPPGVGDMQPHLPPPHWLLTPYGEEIIPLCSVSACLSSTRPPAKLQPKFRERRLGSPSLPVSKSHTVAATPTTGVKPLQDRHSDAKSANDKPLGIKAPQVSDVQAHRARLSWVPPAGLADGEGRRSCRYQVELCERRWDRTPCAVYSGEACECVLEGLRPATEYHVRLTAVCDSAGRASFVSFTTLSGVPDCPRPPRLSLCSKSSLMLQWKAPADNGSEITQYLLEWDEGKTSTSFRPCYSDTQTHCRLTQLCPSTGYTFRLAALNNIGTSGFSPEVSFHTAGPLPPLPQAPRLVCTGITWITMEWSRPEGLPPEEVLSYTLEGREEASQGAPFETKYNGDGLGCTVDGLRNSVQYSFRLVISSAEGRSDPSPVLLCSISSDPPGPPSKPRLQGTVTADSFSVTWDPPQNHGVLESLTYLLEISEADSGTAWEVAYSGAANQHTCDGLRPDTLYKLRLCSITKDSHSQPTESLPVRTLSVAPGPCLPPRIVGKARHRELQLCWECPTAEQGGMATEFCLEMKSTDGKCTEVYRGPSLDCTVTSLLPGASYRFHVRGANKAGYGPYSDATEVTTPAGPPGQCGAPFLTLTSDTSILASWQSLIGCGTDVSEYRLEWRRDDKPPKTIYSGPDLQYEVTDLFPGVQYYCRVQAANQAGPGPHSETAICCTPPAAPGTVPGFAVLERDPTGDSTFSPSTCLALMWAEPSCNGAPIIGYTVALGDQLIAVGNITHYVIENLQPDTEYSLRIRALNALGSGSFCSPRRARTRPPPLAPPTLECASAGLQSLRLRWGYAAGCKAPPTEPVTYDLQMEVGCQRFLSIYCGSSHTFRVQRLTEGSSHGFRIRAVSPAGEGRFSDTWTFSTARASPPVPKAPRVLHLNDGSWQVIWDSIPPMRGDPITYILQVQVGRETEYRQVFKGLETSFHMGALPSNMEHRFRVAACRCCLGSGQELPGPFSPLRLLRPQPMELTGVTLSTTPNNAQATMLSTDEQFAALIVAGLTAISVLIAFALQFLFVK; this is encoded by the exons ATGATGTCCCTGAATGGCTCCATCCCGCCGATCCATGTGCCTCCAGGCTACATATCACAG GTCCTGATGGACAGTGTGGGCATCCGTCGAGTGGTCATCACACCCAACTCCGAGTGTTACCCCCCCCTGTCCGTGTCCCCCGTGCCCCCCCTGCTTCCCTACGTGGGCCCTCCCCACTTCCTCCCCAGCTCCCGCCCCCTCTTCTTCCTACCTCCTGGTGTGGGAGACATGCAGCCCCACCTTCCTCCCCCACACTGGCTTCTGACCCCCTATGGGGAAG AGATCATCCCACTCTGTTCTGTGTCAGCCTGCCTCAGCAGTACCCGCCCCCCCGCCAAACTGCAACCCAAGTTCCGAGAACGGCGGCTGGGAAGCCCCTCCCTCCCAGTGTCCAAGAGTCACACAGTGGCGGCAACCCCTACCACTGGAGTGAAACCCTTACAAG ATCGCCACTCAGATGCAAAAAGCGCTAATGACAAGCCGCTGGGGATCAAGGCACCGCAG GTGTCAGATGTCCAGGCACATAGAGCGAGGCTGAGCTgggtgccccctgcagggctTGCCGACGGGGAGGGCCGACGCAGCTGTCGGTACCAGGTAGAGCTGTGTGAGAGGAGGTGGGACAGGACACCCTGTGCCGTGTACAG CGGAGAAgcatgtgagtgtgtcctgGAGGGGCTCAGACCAGCTACAGAGTATCATGTCAG ACTAACCGCAGTGTGCGACAGCGCGGGTAGGGCCAGCTTTGTGTCCTTTACCACCCTCAGCGGGGTCCCTGACTGCCCCCGACCTCCAAGGCTGTCCCTCTGCAGCAAGAGCTCCCTCATGCTGCAGTGGAAG GCCCCAGCTGACAATGGATCAGAAATCACACAGTACCTACTGGAATGGGACGAG GGTAAGACAAGCACCTCTTTCAGACCGTGCTACTCCGATACCCAGACGCACTGCAGATTAACGCAGCTCTGCCCATCCACGGGATACACATTTCGGCTCGCGGCACTCAATAACATCGGCACCAG CGGCTTCAGCCCAGAGGTGTCCTTCCACACAGCTGGCCCCCTTCCCCCACTGCCCCAGGCACCCCGACTGGTCTGCACCGGCATCACATGGATCACCATGGAGTGGAGTCGACCGGAAGGCCTCCCCCCGGAGGAGGTGCTGAGCTACACCCTGGAAGGCCGGGAGGAGGCCAGT CAGGGAGCTCCTTTCGAGACAAAGTACAACGGCGATGGGCTTGGCTGCACAGTGGATGGTCTGAGGAACAGTGTGCAGTACAGCTTCAGG ctcGTCATCTCCAGCGCAGAAGGGAGGAGTGATCCGAGTCCAGTTCTGCTGTGCAGCATCAGTTCAGACCCACCAGGACCGCCCTCCAAGCCCCGCCTCCAAGGGACAGTCACTGCTGACAGCTTCAGCGTGACATGGG ATCCTCCACAGAACCATGGTGTCTTGGAGAGCCTGACCTACCTGCTGGAGATCTCAGAGGCTGACTCTG GAACTGCTTGGGAGGTAGCATATAGTGgagcagccaatcagcacaCGTGTGATGGTCTGAGGCCAGACACCCTGTACAAACTCCGGCTTTGCAGCATCACTAAGGACAGCCATAGCCAG CCTACAGAAAGCCTCCCAGTCCGCACACTGAGTGTGGCCCCAGGGCCCTGCTTACCCCCGAGAATTGTGGGTAAAGCCAGGCATAGGGAGTTGCAGCTTTGTTGGG AATGCCCTACAGCTGAGCAGGGAGGCATGGCCACGGAGTTCTGCCTGGAGATGAAATCAACAGACGGCAAGTGCACTGAAGTTTACCGCGGGCCCAGCCTGGACTGCACCGTGACCAGCCTGCTCCCTGGTGCCTCCTACAGGTTCCATGTGCGCGGCGCCAACAAGGCGGGG tatGGGCCCTATTCTGACGCTACAGAAGTGACAACACCTGCAGGACCTCCGGGCCAGTGTGGGGCGCCATTCCTGACTCTAACCTCTGACACCTCCATCCTGGCCAGCTGGCAG AGCCTGATAGGATGCGGTACCGATGTCTCAGAATACCGACTGGAGTGGAGGCGGGATGACAAACCACCTAAAACCATCTACTCCGGGCCGGACCTGCAGTACGAGGTCACTGACCTCTTCCCAGGAGTGCAGTACTACTGTAGAGTGCAG GCAGCCAATCAGGCAGGGCCAGGCCCCCACAGTGAGACGGCTATCTGCTGTACCCCGCCAGCTGCCCCCGGTACCGTCCCCGGGTTTGCAGTGCTGGAGCGTGACCCCACAGGTGACTCCACCTTTTCACCCTCAACCTGCTTGGCCCTGATGTGGGCGGAGCCTTCCTGCAATGGGGCCCCCATCATTGGCTACACCGTCGCCCTGGGAGATCAGCTAATCGCCGTGGGCAACATCACCCACTATGTGATTGAGAACCTCCAGCCAGACACGGAGTACAG CCTTCGCATCCGGGCCCTGAACGCTCTTGGTTCTGGCTCATTCTGCTCGCCACGACGAGCTCGGACCCGCCCCCCACCCTTGGCCCCACCCACACTGGAGTGCGCCAGTGCCGGTCTGCAGAGCCTGAGGCTACGGTGGGGGTATGCTGCAGGCTGCAAGGCCCCACCCACCGAGCCCGTGACCTATGACCTACAGATGGAGGTGGGGTGCCAGAG GTTCCTCAGCATATACTGCGGTTCAAGTCACACATTCAGGGTACAGCGGCTGACTGAAGGCAGTAGCCATGGCTTCCGCATCCGAGCTGTAAGCCCCGCAGGGGAGGGCCGCTTCTCTGACACCTGGACCTTCAGTACCGCCAGGGCCTCGCCCCCTGTGCCCAAAG CTCCCAGAGTGCTGCACCTCAATGATGGTTCCTGGCAGGTCATATGGGACAGCATCCCCCCAATGAGAGGGGATCCAATTACATACATACTCCAGGTCCAAGTCGGGAGGGAGACAGAGTACAGACAG GTCTTCAAGGGGCTGGAGACGAGCTTCCATATGGGAGCGCTGCCAAGCAACATGGAGCACCGTTTCCGCGTGGCTGCTTGCCGCTGCTGCTTGGGGTCGGGGCAGGAGCTTCCTGGCCCCTTCAGCCCCCTACGCCTGCTCCGCCCACAGCCCATGGAGCTGACCGGCGTCACCCTCAGCACCACTCCCAATAACGCCCAGGCCACCATGCTCTCCACTGATGAACAGTTTGCCGCCCTGATTGTTGCTGGGCTCACCGCCATCTCGGTGCTCATTGCCTTTGCCTTGCAGTTCCTTTTTGTGAAGTGA